A segment of the Acaryochloris thomasi RCC1774 genome:
TTTTGAAGCCGGTTTTGGAGGACGTTTTTGCAGCCTTTGAGCAGGTTGAAGGTCAGTATCCCTTTGAATTGCGAAGTCAGGAAGTAGGGACGGTAACCAGTTTGGGCCACGGTATTGCGCGGGCGACGGGGCTGACCCATGTTCAATCCGAGGAGCTGGTGAAATTTCCTGGAGATCGCATGGGCATTGCCTTCAACCTCGATCCAGAGGAAGTGGGCCTAATTTTGCTCGATGATAGCCGTTCTTTGAAGGCGGGATGCGAAGTTCAGCGCACTGGGCGGGTCTTAGACGTACCAGTGGGAGAAGCGTTTTTAGGTCGCGTAGTGGATGCGACCGGACGCCCCCTCGATCACCGAGGGATAGTGAGGACGTTTGAGCGTCGCGCCGTTGAACGGGAAGCTCCAGCAATTATGGATCGTGCTCCGGTGACGGTACCGCTGCAGACGGGGATTAAGGTGATTGATGCGCTGATTCCCATTGGTCGGGGACAGCGGGAACTGATTTTAGGCGATCGCCAAACGGGTAAAACAGCCATTGCCATCGATACGATCCTCAACCAGAAGGGCAAGGACATCATCTGTATCTATTGCGCCATCGGCCAGCGCAGTTCTGCCGTAGCTAAGTTAATTGCGGAATTACGAGATCGCAATGCAATGGACTACTGCATCGTAGTAGTGGCTGGAGGCGAAGCGACACCCGGCCTGCAATACATTACCCCCTACGCCGCCACCACAATGGCAGAGTACTTCATGGAACAGGGGCGAGACGTGTTGATCATCTACGACGATCTGATTCAACATGCCCGTGCCTATCGTGAACTGTCGCTGCTGCTG
Coding sequences within it:
- a CDS encoding alternate F1F0 ATPase, F1 subunit alpha — protein: MATPELDILKPVLEDVFAAFEQVEGQYPFELRSQEVGTVTSLGHGIARATGLTHVQSEELVKFPGDRMGIAFNLDPEEVGLILLDDSRSLKAGCEVQRTGRVLDVPVGEAFLGRVVDATGRPLDHRGIVRTFERRAVEREAPAIMDRAPVTVPLQTGIKVIDALIPIGRGQRELILGDRQTGKTAIAIDTILNQKGKDIICIYCAIGQRSSAVAKLIAELRDRNAMDYCIVVVAGGEATPGLQYITPYAATTMAEYFMEQGRDVLIIYDDLIQHARAYRELSLLLRRPPGREAFPGDIFYIHARLLERATHLHPDLGGGSLTALPIIETEAQNLSAYIPTNLVSITDGQIYLTPDLFQKGIFPAVDVGKSVSRVGGKAQLPAYRSVAGDLRLSYSQFEELESFARFGTRLEASTLQSLDRGRRVREVLQQRQYQPLSVEGQIAVLLAVTQGLFDTVPLDQVSEVEDQVGQAVQRELPEICDRIQSGTKLSEDDRNSLLQCIAANLSNWSE